A stretch of Armatimonadota bacterium DNA encodes these proteins:
- a CDS encoding HAD family hydrolase, with protein sequence MIPDRAQALEILHEFTQAEHLRKHAYAVEAAMRGYALQFGEDPEYWGVVGLLHDFDWEAHPTLPDHPLKGAEILRGKGVDETLVLDILSHAPNPDAPRDTPLRKALFAVDELTGFIIATALVRPSRSLSDLEARSVRKKMKEKSFAAAVSRDDLVEGAELLGIELNEHIQNVIDSLKPIAGELGLAG encoded by the coding sequence ATGATCCCGGACCGCGCGCAAGCGCTGGAAATCCTGCATGAGTTCACCCAGGCCGAGCACCTGCGCAAGCACGCCTATGCGGTCGAGGCCGCGATGCGCGGCTATGCACTGCAGTTCGGCGAAGACCCCGAATACTGGGGCGTGGTCGGGCTCCTGCATGATTTCGACTGGGAAGCGCACCCGACGCTGCCCGACCACCCCCTCAAAGGCGCGGAGATCCTGCGCGGCAAGGGTGTGGACGAGACGCTGGTGCTGGACATCCTGTCCCACGCGCCGAACCCGGATGCGCCCCGGGACACCCCGCTGCGCAAGGCTCTCTTCGCGGTGGATGAGCTGACCGGGTTCATCATCGCCACGGCGCTGGTGCGGCCCTCGCGAAGCCTGTCCGACCTGGAAGCCCGGTCGGTGCGCAAGAAGATGAAGGAGAAGTCTTTCGCGGCGGCGGTGAGCCGGGATGACCTCGTGGAGGGCGCCGAACTGCTGGGCATCGAACTGAACGAGCACATCCAGAATGTGATCGATTCCCTGAAGCCCATCGCGGGCGAACTGGGTCTTGCCGGATGA
- a CDS encoding metallophosphoesterase: MRRCRALLLSGVLFVGTLTAHADIYFGVFGDSQPGGDWNYPVLSAIAADMAGRRLSLVLGTGDYIDGARSLGSHKGQWLHFFRGIAPLQQLGKVPVVLAPGNHDIRGSRAYLEIFEQHFGPAYRSFDMGGCHFITLNTEEPGRAGMIAGEQLAWLKRDLAVTPNITPTFIAMHRPLWPVSIHVGESLDQYPEARDALHQLFVSEGVRCVFQGHEHLFNRQFRDGVEYIINGGAGGSLYARPDRGGFHHWVLVHVRDGNHALQIRKIKFE; this comes from the coding sequence GTGAGACGCTGCCGCGCGCTGCTATTGAGTGGAGTGCTCTTCGTCGGCACACTTACCGCGCACGCCGACATCTATTTCGGCGTCTTCGGCGACAGCCAGCCCGGAGGCGACTGGAACTATCCGGTGCTGTCGGCCATCGCGGCGGACATGGCCGGAAGGCGACTGAGCCTCGTGCTCGGCACTGGGGACTACATTGACGGAGCGCGCAGTCTGGGCAGCCACAAAGGGCAGTGGCTCCATTTCTTCAGGGGTATCGCACCGCTCCAGCAATTGGGGAAGGTGCCCGTGGTGCTGGCCCCGGGGAATCACGACATCCGGGGAAGCCGCGCCTACCTGGAGATTTTCGAGCAGCACTTCGGTCCGGCCTACAGAAGCTTCGACATGGGCGGCTGCCATTTTATCACCCTGAACACCGAGGAGCCGGGCCGGGCCGGGATGATTGCCGGCGAGCAACTGGCCTGGCTGAAGCGCGATCTCGCGGTCACCCCCAACATCACCCCGACTTTCATCGCCATGCACCGCCCGCTGTGGCCCGTGAGTATCCACGTCGGCGAGAGTCTGGATCAGTACCCGGAGGCCCGCGACGCCCTCCACCAGCTGTTCGTGTCCGAAGGCGTCCGCTGCGTTTTCCAGGGCCACGAGCACCTGTTCAACCGCCAGTTCAGGGATGGTGTGGAGTACATCATCAACGGTGGTGCGGGCGGGTCTTTGTATGCGCGGCCGGACCGGGGAGGCTTCCACCACTGGGTCCTGGTGCACGTGCGGGACGGCAATCACGCCCTGCAGATTCGGAAGATCAAGTTCGAGTGA
- a CDS encoding alpha-mannosidase has product MNPTNSFEKIMSQMAVAEGAHGKWYERIRAELDFAARMADANPDRAAEWRPIIEQAAALVADGLKGGGGDLPALVAEAEKILAPLSPAAKEYAIYCAGHAHIDMNWMWSWPETVAVTHDTFSTMDRLMDEFPSFHFSQSQASVYHAMEKYAPEMFERIRRRIQEGRWECTACQWVEGSKNLASGEILCRHLLYTRRWFRDHLGLPFDAVKIDWEPDTFGHCWTLPGILARGGISRYYHHRSSGPQLQAMSSGSASQLYWWEGKDGSRVLAYDDSPNGYNCEINPHMTHLLFAIQKHTGLKKILWVYGVGDHGGGPTRRHLRAAQDMESWPVWPRVLLTTTDAFFSDVEREIAERGLELPVHKGELNFVFEGCYTSESRIKFANRSAENDLVDTEIIALCANRLCGMEYPSTVLEECWQRAMFNQFHDILPGSGVKETVEYALALFQENLANTGMIRTRSLRALAGMVDTSALEPAALPTASDMGLGAGVGNGAWWGGVSSLGEAEPGGEVFVIFNPAPFQRDEMVWVKIWNRPFEGGRISVRDSQGKVLPAQIMGSGHYWGHQFVDVAFPAAALPPVGYRSYVVEPVAAQPEDGPRAYLKELGRPIYRLGYVCAQTSSPVAIGNDLLEITICPESGGITSLIDKATGKDLVPEGEVLGVIQREQEVPHGMTAWQLAPISDRVEPLAGATLDMVSEGPNVAAVRLSGKHNESEYALNIRVLAGVPRIDFELNVNWLERGDPRTGVPALRVSFPLNVSDGAANFEIASGHIEREADGEEVPALNWADLTGKMEDGTVAGATLVNDCKYGHQAFENGLRLTLLRSSYDPDPLPEIGRHEIRFALVPHVGAFDPAAAIKAGYAFNHRIIPVATTAHTGDLPAEGSALEVLTDNVMISGIKQAEDGDGLVIRLYEFGGIETEARVRLHSRIAAPDSAAVETDMMEQPLANSTASMSGDTLSVKVPAFGIATVKIG; this is encoded by the coding sequence TTGAATCCCACGAACAGCTTTGAAAAGATCATGTCGCAGATGGCCGTTGCCGAGGGCGCACACGGTAAGTGGTACGAGCGCATCCGGGCCGAACTGGACTTCGCCGCGAGGATGGCGGACGCGAACCCGGATCGGGCTGCGGAATGGCGCCCGATCATCGAGCAGGCGGCCGCGCTGGTGGCCGATGGTCTGAAGGGTGGCGGCGGAGACTTGCCGGCGCTGGTTGCGGAGGCGGAAAAGATACTGGCGCCGCTGTCGCCTGCTGCGAAGGAGTACGCGATCTACTGCGCCGGCCATGCGCACATTGACATGAACTGGATGTGGAGTTGGCCCGAAACCGTTGCGGTCACCCACGATACCTTCAGTACCATGGACCGCCTGATGGACGAGTTCCCGAGCTTCCACTTCTCCCAAAGCCAGGCTTCCGTCTACCACGCCATGGAGAAATACGCCCCGGAGATGTTCGAGCGGATCCGCCGGCGCATCCAGGAGGGCCGCTGGGAGTGCACGGCCTGCCAATGGGTCGAGGGAAGCAAGAATCTGGCGTCGGGCGAGATCCTCTGCCGCCACCTTCTCTATACCCGCCGCTGGTTCCGGGATCACCTGGGTCTGCCCTTCGACGCGGTGAAAATCGACTGGGAGCCCGACACTTTCGGCCACTGCTGGACGCTTCCGGGCATTCTCGCAAGAGGCGGTATCAGCCGCTACTACCATCACCGCAGTTCGGGGCCCCAGCTACAGGCCATGTCCTCGGGCAGCGCCTCCCAGTTGTACTGGTGGGAGGGCAAGGACGGCAGCCGCGTGCTGGCGTACGACGACTCACCCAATGGCTACAACTGCGAGATCAATCCGCACATGACCCACCTGCTGTTCGCGATCCAAAAGCACACCGGTCTGAAGAAGATACTGTGGGTGTACGGGGTCGGCGACCACGGCGGCGGACCTACCCGCAGACACCTTCGGGCCGCGCAGGACATGGAGAGCTGGCCGGTCTGGCCGCGGGTGCTTCTCACCACTACCGACGCGTTTTTCAGCGACGTTGAGCGGGAAATCGCCGAAAGGGGCCTGGAGCTTCCGGTACACAAGGGCGAGCTGAACTTCGTCTTCGAAGGCTGCTATACGTCCGAGAGCCGCATCAAGTTCGCCAACCGTTCGGCGGAGAACGACCTTGTAGACACCGAAATCATCGCCTTGTGCGCCAACCGGCTCTGCGGTATGGAGTACCCCTCGACGGTGCTCGAGGAATGCTGGCAGCGCGCCATGTTCAACCAGTTCCACGACATCCTGCCGGGCTCCGGTGTGAAAGAAACCGTGGAATACGCCCTCGCGCTGTTCCAGGAGAATCTCGCGAACACCGGCATGATCCGCACCCGCAGCCTGCGCGCGCTCGCGGGGATGGTGGACACTTCGGCGCTGGAGCCTGCGGCACTGCCGACCGCATCCGACATGGGCCTCGGCGCCGGCGTGGGCAACGGGGCATGGTGGGGCGGCGTCTCCAGCCTTGGCGAGGCGGAACCGGGCGGTGAAGTTTTCGTGATATTCAACCCCGCCCCGTTCCAGCGCGACGAGATGGTGTGGGTGAAGATCTGGAACCGGCCCTTCGAAGGCGGCCGCATTTCGGTACGCGACAGTCAGGGCAAGGTGCTCCCCGCGCAGATCATGGGCTCCGGACATTACTGGGGCCACCAGTTCGTGGATGTGGCCTTCCCGGCTGCAGCCCTGCCGCCTGTGGGGTACCGCAGCTACGTGGTGGAGCCGGTCGCGGCGCAGCCCGAAGATGGCCCCCGCGCGTACCTGAAGGAGCTTGGCCGGCCCATCTACCGGCTGGGTTATGTGTGCGCACAGACCTCCAGCCCGGTGGCCATCGGCAACGACTTGCTGGAGATCACCATCTGCCCCGAGAGCGGCGGGATCACGAGCCTGATCGACAAAGCAACCGGGAAGGACCTGGTGCCCGAGGGTGAGGTCCTGGGCGTCATCCAGCGGGAGCAGGAAGTTCCCCACGGGATGACCGCCTGGCAGCTTGCGCCTATCTCCGATCGGGTCGAGCCACTGGCCGGAGCCACCTTGGACATGGTCTCCGAGGGCCCGAACGTGGCCGCGGTGCGTCTGAGCGGCAAGCACAATGAATCCGAGTATGCATTGAATATCCGCGTGCTTGCCGGAGTGCCGCGCATCGATTTCGAGCTGAACGTCAACTGGCTGGAGCGTGGCGACCCGCGCACCGGCGTGCCTGCCCTGCGCGTGTCCTTCCCACTGAACGTATCCGACGGTGCAGCGAATTTCGAAATTGCCTCCGGGCATATCGAGCGCGAGGCCGACGGCGAGGAAGTCCCGGCGCTGAACTGGGCGGATCTCACCGGGAAGATGGAAGACGGCACAGTGGCCGGCGCCACGCTGGTCAATGACTGCAAGTACGGCCACCAGGCCTTCGAGAACGGCCTGCGGCTCACGCTCCTGCGCTCCAGCTACGACCCGGACCCGCTGCCCGAGATTGGCCGGCACGAGATCCGCTTCGCCCTGGTTCCGCACGTGGGTGCCTTCGATCCGGCGGCAGCAATAAAGGCCGGGTATGCCTTCAACCACAGGATCATCCCGGTGGCGACCACGGCCCACACAGGCGACCTGCCGGCGGAAGGTTCAGCCCTGGAAGTGCTCACCGATAACGTGATGATCTCCGGCATCAAGCAGGCAGAGGACGGCGACGGGCTCGTCATCCGCCTGTACGAGTTCGGCGGCATTGAGACTGAGGCCCGCGTGAGGCTCCATTCGCGCATTGCCGCTCCGGATTCGGCTGCGGTGGAGACGGATATGATGGAGCAGCCGCTGGCCAACTCCACCGCGAGCATGAGCGGGGACACACTGTCGGTCAAGGTGCCCGCATTCGGCATCGCGACGGTGAAGATCGGCTGA
- a CDS encoding Hsp20/alpha crystallin family protein, with protein MRNDPWSTMRAMMDEMDRWARTGLGRRGQELADALGYLPLDVAETADAYILSAELPGVTMDAVSVNVEDNVITITGTKPAPEDTETVKYHRIERPYGNFQRSLALPRNVDPDQVSAKYETGVLTITVGKREEAKPKRIEIQAGP; from the coding sequence ATGCGCAACGACCCGTGGAGCACCATGCGTGCTATGATGGACGAGATGGACCGTTGGGCAAGAACGGGCCTGGGCCGCAGGGGCCAGGAACTTGCCGACGCCCTGGGCTATCTGCCGCTGGACGTGGCCGAGACCGCTGACGCGTATATTCTCAGCGCTGAGCTTCCTGGCGTCACGATGGATGCTGTCTCGGTGAACGTCGAGGATAACGTGATCACGATCACCGGCACCAAACCGGCGCCTGAGGACACGGAGACTGTGAAGTACCACCGCATCGAGCGGCCGTACGGGAACTTCCAGCGCTCCTTGGCTCTGCCGCGGAACGTGGATCCGGATCAGGTGTCCGCGAAGTACGAAACGGGAGTGCTCACCATCACGGTAGGCAAGCGCGAGGAAGCCAAGCCGAAGCGGATCGAGATCCAGGCGGGTCCGTAG